GCAATACTTCGACGTGATGGCCGGGATGTTCGAGCGGCACGCGAACTTCTACGGGGACATCAGCGCGTTCAACGTCCCCATCCGCGGCAGCGTCGTGCCGAAGTGCCTGCGCGAACCGGTGCTCAGCCGCATGGTGCATGGCAGCGATTATCCGGTGCCGGTCTTCGGCCACTGGGCGTGGATGCAAGGATTCGTGTCGTGGGCCGACTTCCGCGCGTGGGAGAACAATCCGAACATCCTGGAGAAGGACTACCAGCTCAAGCGCGCGATGGGCTTCCCGCCCGAGGTCTTCACCCGCATCAACCAGCTCCTGCGCAAGCCGCCGCGTGCCGGGACGCGCTGAAATCATTGCACCCACCGGACGCTCGCAGCCTCCGGCTGTTGCCTTCGACTTCCCCATGGCCCACACTCCGCCGCGCATGGGCAAACGGTTCTACATCACCACCGCGATTGACTACGTCAACGGCCAGCCGCACCTCGGCCACGCCTACGAAAAAGTCGTCACCGACGTGATCGCCCGCTCGCGCCGCGCGATGGGCGTGGAGGTGTTTTTCCTCACCGGGCTCGACGAGCACGGGCAAAAAGTCCAGCAGACCGCTCAAGCCGGGGGCCGGACGCCGCAGGAATTCTGCGACGCGCTCGCCGTGCAGTGGCAGGCATGCGCGGCGACGGTGGGACTGAGCAACGACGACTTCATCCGCACCACGCAACCGCGCCACAAGTCCGTCGTGGCCGCGCTGCTGCACAAGCTTCACGCGAGCGGGGATCTCTACAAAGCCGCGCATCGCGGCTGGTATTCCGTGCGGCAGGAGACGTTTCTCACCGACAAGGACCGCAACCCCGACGGCACGTGGCCCGAAATCTACGGCGAAGTGAAGGAACTCGCGGAGGAGAACTGGTATTTCAGGATGAGCCGGCATCAAGCGTGGCTGATTGGGTATCTGGAGGCGAATCCCGGATTTGTGCAGCCCGACTTCCGGCGGAACGAGGTGCTCGGCTTCCTCCGCGGCGAGGCGCTCGGCGACCTCTGCATCACACGCCCGCGCGCCCGGCTCGAGTGGGGCATCCCGATTCCCTTCGACCCGGACTACGTGAACTACGTGTGGTTCGACGCGCTGGTGAATTACGTCAGCGCCGCCGCCGACCACGGCGACCCCGCCGTCCTTGCGGCCTGCGCCAACCCGGAACGGCGGGCCAAGAACTCCCAACTGAGCCTGTGGCCCGCCGACATCCACGTCATCGGCAAGGACATCATCAAGTTTCACGCCGTCTACTGGCCCATCATGCTCAAGGCCCTCGGGCTCGCGCTGCCCGGGCAGATTCTCGTCCACGGCTGGTGGCAGAAAGACGGCGAGAAAATGAGCAAGAGCACGGGCAACGTCGTGGACCCCGTCGCCGTCGTGGCCGAGTGGGGCGTGGACGCCTTCCGGTTTTTCGTCGTGCGCGAGCTGGCCATCGGACCGGACGGCAACTGGACGGACGAGGGCTTCGCCGCCCGTTACCACGCCGAACTCGCCAACGGCCTCGGCAATCTCGTCAACCGCTCGCTCTCGATGCTCAAGCGTTATCGCAACGGCATCGTCCCGGCCCGCCACGACGAACTCGCGCCCGACGCCGCGCGCGCCGTCCACGCAACGCTCGCGCATC
This genomic window from Verrucomicrobiota bacterium contains:
- a CDS encoding methionine--tRNA ligase, translating into MGKRFYITTAIDYVNGQPHLGHAYEKVVTDVIARSRRAMGVEVFFLTGLDEHGQKVQQTAQAGGRTPQEFCDALAVQWQACAATVGLSNDDFIRTTQPRHKSVVAALLHKLHASGDLYKAAHRGWYSVRQETFLTDKDRNPDGTWPEIYGEVKELAEENWYFRMSRHQAWLIGYLEANPGFVQPDFRRNEVLGFLRGEALGDLCITRPRARLEWGIPIPFDPDYVNYVWFDALVNYVSAAADHGDPAVLAACANPERRAKNSQLSLWPADIHVIGKDIIKFHAVYWPIMLKALGLALPGQILVHGWWQKDGEKMSKSTGNVVDPVAVVAEWGVDAFRFFVVRELAIGPDGNWTDEGFAARYHAELANGLGNLVNRSLSMLKRYRNGIVPARHDELAPDAARAVHATLAHLKDNQLQAALLSIWELVTRANQYVDQTAPFKLAKDPAQSARLDEVLYNLAETCRVLSVLLLPFIPGTSAKIHAQLGLPAAPARFDEAGWGGLTAGHALGEPAALFPRKDTPRK